The following coding sequences are from one Nilaparvata lugens isolate BPH chromosome 4, ASM1435652v1, whole genome shotgun sequence window:
- the LOC111059615 gene encoding uncharacterized protein LOC111059615, translating into MLRVKLDAYHVFYPLNDVWGGGNCQKLFATVQDGYLHVVGNDTILLESVFLIRRPSIKIGVKMEDKLVIVCVKNEDKMCQFSLKLPAIKQLVMLLKAIKVFYEKEFFLTE; encoded by the exons A tgtTGAGAGTAAAATTGGATGCTTATCATGTTTTTTACCCTCTAAATGATGTTTGGGGTGGagggaattgtcaaaaattattcGCAACTGTACAG GATGGGTACTTGCACGTGGTAGGTAATGACACTATACTCCTCGAATCTGTGTTTCTTATTCGCAGACCTTCAATCAAAATCGGAGTCAAGATGGAAGACAAACTAGTAATCGTGTGCGTTAAAAATGAA GATAAAATGTGCCAGTTCAGTCTCAAGCTACCAGCAATCAAACAATTGGTCATGCTTTTGAAAGCTATTAAAGTATTCTATGAAAAGGAGTTTTTTCTAACAG AATGA
- the LOC111059611 gene encoding 60S acidic ribosomal protein P2 translates to MRYVAAYLLAVLGGKENPSSGDIEKILSSVGIEADSEKLNFVVGQLKGKSVDELIEQGKEKLASMPAGGGAAVAVAAGGAPAAAAAAPEKKEEKKAEKEESDQSDDDMGFGLFD, encoded by the exons ATGCGTTACGTGGCCGCTTACCTGCTCGCTGTCCTGGGAGGCAAGGAGAACCCCTCCTCAGGCGACATTGAGAAGATCCTCAGCTCTGTGGGAATTGAAGCCGACAGCGAGAAGCTCAACTTTGTCGTCGGGCAGCTCAAGGGAAAGTCGGTCGATGAACTCATTGAACAAG GCAAGGAGAAGTTGGCATCAATGCCGGCCGGCGGCGGTGCAGCTGTAGCTGTGGCTGCAGGTGGTGCCCCAGCTGCGGCGGCCGCAGCTcctgagaagaaggaggagaagaaggccGAGAAGGAGGAGTCTGACCAGTCTGACGACGACATGGGCTTCGGTCTCTTTGACTAA